The Solanum stenotomum isolate F172 unplaced genomic scaffold, ASM1918654v1 scaffold34305, whole genome shotgun sequence genomic interval AATGCCGCTACATATGAAGTCGATGACATCTTGGATGAATATAAAACTAAGGCCACACTATTCTCCCAGTCTGCATATGGCCTTTATCATCCAAAGGTTATCCCTTTCCGTCACAAGGTCGGGAAAAGGATAGACCGAgtgatgaaaaaattaaatgcaATTGCTGAGGAAAGAAAGAATTTCCATTTGCACGAAAATATTAGAGAGAGATAAGTTGTT includes:
- the LOC125852371 gene encoding disease resistance protein RGA2-like, with product MAEAFVKVLIENLTSFLKGELVLVFGFENEFQRLSSIFSTIQAVLKDAQEKQLNDKPLENWLQKLNAATYEVDDILDEYKTKATLFSQSAYGLYHPKVIPFRHKVGKRIDRVMKKLNAIAEERKNFHLHENIRER